The Rhodothermus marinus DSM 4252 DNA segment CAGGTACTCGCCCGGCTTGCGGAACCGGTAGGTCAGGCGCGAGATCTGGCCGGGGATGAGCATCATGTTGACGCGCGTCCCCTCGATGTGAAAGCCGTGAATCACATCGAAGGTCGTCGCAATGAAGTTCAGCTCGGCCCCGACCGGCACGCGGATCTCGGTAGGATGAAAGCGCCAGGCCTGACCGATAATGACCACATCGTACTGGTTGGGTCCGGTCTGGTGAACCCCCGGATTGTCGAAGGGCGGCGTCGTGAAGACCTTGCCGGGCTCGATCTCGCCGGCGCGTCCGGGCAGGTGAATGCCCATGGCCACCGTGGCATAGACGAGCGCGGCCATACACAGCACCAGCAGCACGCCGCCCAGCGCCATAAAGGCCCGTTCGTAGGTGTGTACTTTCATAGCCTCACCGGTTTAGCAGCAGATAGTAGACGATCACCCAGAAACCCACGACCATTGCCAGAAAGATCATGGTCAGAAAGAGCGTGCCCCGCACATCAGGCTCTTCCGGCGGTGCAGTCTGACTCCCTTTGGGTTGCTGTTCGGC contains these protein-coding regions:
- a CDS encoding cytochrome c oxidase subunit II encodes the protein MKVHTYERAFMALGGVLLVLCMAALVYATVAMGIHLPGRAGEIEPGKVFTTPPFDNPGVHQTGPNQYDVVIIGQAWRFHPTEIRVPVGAELNFIATTFDVIHGFHIEGTRVNMMLIPGQISRLTYRFRKPGEYLIICHEYCGAGHHNMYGKIIVE
- a CDS encoding cytochrome c oxidase subunit 2A; amino-acid sequence: MAEQQPKGSQTAPPEEPDVRGTLFLTMIFLAMVVGFWVIVYYLLLNR